A genome region from Camelina sativa cultivar DH55 chromosome 10, Cs, whole genome shotgun sequence includes the following:
- the LOC104718854 gene encoding psbP domain-containing protein 1, chloroplastic isoform X2, which yields MMMGLLMSGLILSEATLPTAFASTPVFREYIDTFDGYSFKYPQNWIQVRGAGADIFFRDPVVLDENLSVEFSSPSSSKYTSLEDLGSPEEAGKMVVRQYLTEFMSTRLGVRRQANILSTSSRVADDGKPYYQIEVNIKSYANNNELAVMPQDRVARLEWNRRYLAVLGVENNRLYSLRLQTPEKVFIEEEKDLRRVMDSFRVEKI from the exons ATGATGATGGGCTTACTCATGTCTGGTTTAATACTTTCAGAAGCCACTCTTCCCACAGCATTTGCTTCAACTCCAGTGTTCAGAGAATACATTGATACATTTGATGGATACTCTTTCAAGTACCCTCAAAACTGGATCCAAGTCCGAGGAGCTGGCGCTGATATATTCTTTAGAGACCCTGTTGTCTTAGACGAGAACCTCTCGGTTGAGTTTTCTTCGCCGTCTTCCTCAAAGTACACGTCCCTTGAGGACTTGGGTTCCCCTGAAGAAGCAGGAAAGATGGTAGTTAGGCAGTACTTGACTGAGTTTATGTCCACTAGGCTCGGAGTCAGGCGCCAGGCCAACATCCTGAGCACTTCTTCCAGAGTTGCAGATGATGGTAAACCTTACTACCAAATCGAG GTGAACATAAAGTCATACGCAAACAACAACGAGCTAGCTGTGATGCCGCAAGATAGAGTTGCTCGATTGGAATGGAACCGGCGCTACCTAGCCGTTCTAGGAGTTGAGAACAATAGACTCTATTCACTGAGACTCCAAACACCTGAGAAAGTTTtcatagaagaagagaaagatctaAGAAGAGTCATGGATTCATTTAGGGTCGAGAAGATTTAG
- the LOC104718854 gene encoding psbP domain-containing protein 1, chloroplastic isoform X1 has protein sequence MASSAFAFPSYIIITKGASTDSCKSTSRSLPTELSSPCPKPNNNSHLLFSRPISSGPRYQSAKNSLTDDKQACAVGRRKSMMMGLLMSGLILSEATLPTAFASTPVFREYIDTFDGYSFKYPQNWIQVRGAGADIFFRDPVVLDENLSVEFSSPSSSKYTSLEDLGSPEEAGKMVVRQYLTEFMSTRLGVRRQANILSTSSRVADDGKPYYQIEVNIKSYANNNELAVMPQDRVARLEWNRRYLAVLGVENNRLYSLRLQTPEKVFIEEEKDLRRVMDSFRVEKI, from the exons ATGGCTTCATCTGCATTTGCTTTTCCTTCTTACATAATAATAACCAAAGGAGCTTCAACTGATTCTTGCAAATCAACTTCTCGATCTTTGCCTACAGAGCTTTCATCGCCATGTCCGAAACCCAACAACAATTCACAT CTCTTGTTCTCCAGACCCATCTCTTCCGGTCCGAGATACCAATCTGCCAAAAACTCGTTAACCGATGACAAACAG GCTTGTGCAGTTGGGAGGAGGAAGAGCATGATGATGGGCTTACTCATGTCTGGTTTAATACTTTCAGAAGCCACTCTTCCCACAGCATTTGCTTCAACTCCAGTGTTCAGAGAATACATTGATACATTTGATGGATACTCTTTCAAGTACCCTCAAAACTGGATCCAAGTCCGAGGAGCTGGCGCTGATATATTCTTTAGAGACCCTGTTGTCTTAGACGAGAACCTCTCGGTTGAGTTTTCTTCGCCGTCTTCCTCAAAGTACACGTCCCTTGAGGACTTGGGTTCCCCTGAAGAAGCAGGAAAGATGGTAGTTAGGCAGTACTTGACTGAGTTTATGTCCACTAGGCTCGGAGTCAGGCGCCAGGCCAACATCCTGAGCACTTCTTCCAGAGTTGCAGATGATGGTAAACCTTACTACCAAATCGAG GTGAACATAAAGTCATACGCAAACAACAACGAGCTAGCTGTGATGCCGCAAGATAGAGTTGCTCGATTGGAATGGAACCGGCGCTACCTAGCCGTTCTAGGAGTTGAGAACAATAGACTCTATTCACTGAGACTCCAAACACCTGAGAAAGTTTtcatagaagaagagaaagatctaAGAAGAGTCATGGATTCATTTAGGGTCGAGAAGATTTAG
- the LOC104718853 gene encoding uncharacterized protein LOC104718853: MVGFESYVVVHNIAKRHNVGTLARSATAFGVTELILVGRRDFNAFGSHGSASHIRFRHFHSLAEARTYLKEEKDCDICGVEIADGAAAVNEHPFKRSTAFLLGNEGSGLSAKEYEICDFFVYIPQYGCGTASLNVTVAASIVLHHFGVWAGFSERVRDGSKFIVADRPVRQGKRNICAGTEESIIEERKLKKESAENGFFDDNEIGNESSSSDLLDGLFLNE; the protein is encoded by the exons atggTGGGATTTGAGAGCTACGTGGTTGTTCACAACATAGCAAAGCGTCACAACGTCGGCACACTAGCTCGTAGCGCTACTGCTTTTGGAGTTACGGAGCTGATTCTTGTCGGCCGCCGTGATTTCAACGCCTTCGGTAGCCATGGTTCAGCTTCACACATCAGATTCCGCCATTTTCACTCCCTTGCCGAAGCTCGCACTTACCTCAAG GAGGAGAAAGATTGCGATATTTGCGGCGTTGAGATTGCTGATGGAGCTGCTGCGGTTAACGAACATCCTTTTAAAAGAAGCACTGCGTTTCTTCTCGGTAATGAG GGATCAGGATTATCTGCCAAGGAATATGAAATATGCGACTTCTTCGTATATATTCCTCAGTATGGATGTGGCACTGCCTCTTTGAATGTTACTGTCGCAGCTTctattgttttgcatcattttggAG TTTGGGCTGGTTTTTCTGAGCGTGTTCGGGATGGAAGCAAATTTATAGTGGCCGATAGACCCGTTAGACAAGGAAAACGGAATATATGTGCTGGAACAGAAGAATCCATCATTGAAGAGCGGAAGTTGAAGAAAGAAAGTGCAGAAAACGGGTTTTTCGATGATAATGAAATTGGGAATGAAAGTTCATCATCTGACCTTTTGGATGGTTTGTTCCTTAATGAATAA
- the LOC104718852 gene encoding pyruvate, phosphate dikinase 1, chloroplastic isoform X2 has product MLLYKKMTSMIVKTTPELFKGNGVYRTDHLGENRLVCRSNWLLGDGQSCFPKTGTIHCQRLSITKTGLHRGTKARAILSPVSDPATSIGQKRVFTFGKGRSDGNKGMKSLLGGKGANLAEMASIGLSVPPGLTISTEACQQYQIAGKKLPEGLWEEILEGLSFIERDIGASLADPSKPLLLSVRSGAAISMPGMMDTVLNLGLNDQVVVGLAAKSGERFAYDSFRRFLDMFGDVVLGIPHAKFEEKLERMKESKGVKNDTELTAADLKELVEQYKSVYVQVKGHEFPSDPKKQLELAIEAVFDSWDSPRANKYRSINQITGLKGTAVNIQCMVFGNMGDTSGTGVLFTRNPSTGENKLYGEFLVNAQGEDVVAGIRTPEDLDTMKRLMPAAYAELVENCNILERHYKDMMDIEFTVQEERLWMLQCRAGKRTGKGAVKIAVDMVSEGLVDKSSAIKMVEPQHLDQLLHPQFHDPSGYREKVVAKGLPASPGAAVGQVVFTAEEAEAWHSQGKNVILVRTETSPDDVGGMHAAEGILTARGGMTSHAAVVARGWGKCCIAGCSELRVDENNKVLLIGDLTINEGAWISMNGSTGEVILGKQALAPPALSPDLETFMSWADAIRRLKVMANADTPEDAIAARKNGAQGIGLCRTEHMFFGADRIKAVRKMIMAVTTEQRKASLDILLPYQRSDFEGIFRAMDGLPVTIRLLDPPLHEFLPEGDLDNIVHELAAETGVKEDEVLSRIEKLSEVNPMLGFRGCRLGISYPELTEMQARAIFEAAASMHDQGVTVIPEIMVPLVGTPQELGHQVDVIRKVAKKVFAEKGHTVSYKVGTMIEIPRAALIADEIAQEAEFFSFGTNDLTQMTFGYSRDDVGKFLPIYLAKGILQNDPFEVLDQKGVGQLIKMATQKGRAARPNLKVGVCGEHGGDPSSVGFFAEAGLDYVSCSPFRVPIARLAAAQVVA; this is encoded by the exons atgcttttatataagaaaatgacaAGTATGATCGTGAAGACAACGCCGGAGCTCTTCAAAGGAAATGGAGTGTACCGTACGGATCATCTTGGCGAAAACCGACTAGTTTGTCGATCAAACTGGTTGTTAGGTGATGGACAAAGCTGTTTCCCTAAAACCGGTACAATCCATTGCCAAAGGTTAAGCATTACAAAAACCGGTTTACATCGTGGGACAAAGGCTCGAGCCATCCTTAGCCCTGTGTCCGATCCGGCCACTTCCATTGGACAAAAG CGTGTGTTCACCTTTGGCAAAGGAAGAAGCGACGGCAACAAGGGCATGAAGTCCTTG TTGGGAGGGAAAGGAGCAAATCTTGCGGAGATGGCGAGCATAGGCTTGTCGGTGCCGCCGGGGCTAACCATTTCGACGGAGGCTTGTCAGCAGTATCAGATCGCCGGCAAGAAGCTTCCAGAAGGTTTATGGGAAGAGATTCTTGAAGGTCTTAGCTTCATCGAACGTGACATTGGAGCTTCTCTCGCCGATCCCTCTAAGCCTCTCCTTCTCTCTGTTCGCTCCGGCGCCGCC ATCTCAATGCCTGGTATGATGGACACTGTACTTAACCTTGGCTTAAACGACCAAGTCGTCGTAGGCTTGGCCGCAAAAAGCGGAGAGCGTTTCGCTTACGATTCTTTCCGGCGTTTTCTTGACATGTTTGGTGATGTT GTGTTGGGGATTCCACACGCCAAGTTTGAAGAGAAACTAGAGAGAATGAAGGAGAGCAAAGGAGTTAAAAACGACACTGAACTAACCGCGGCTGATCTCAAAGAATTGGTTGAGCAGTACAAGAGTGTTTACGTACAGGTCAAGGGTCATGAGTTCCCTTCAG ATCCGAAAAAGCAATTGGAGCTAGCGATTGAAGCGGTATTCGATTCTTGGGATAGTCCTAGAGCGAATAAGTACAGAAGCATTAACCAGATTACCGGATTGAAAGGGACCGCGGTTAACATTCAGTGTATGGTGTTTGGAAACATGGGGGACACTTCAGGGACTGGTGTTCTCTTTACAAGGAACCCTAGCACCGGAGAAAACAAGCTCTACGGCGAGTTTCTAGTCAATGCTCAG GGAGAGGATGTGGTTGCAGGGATCAGAACACCCGAAGATTTAGACACAATGAAGAGATTAATGCCTGCGGCTTATGCAGAACTTGTAGAGAACTGCAACATCTTAGAGAGGCATTACAAAGACATGATG GATATCGAATTCACGGTACAAGAGGAGAGATTGTGGATGTTGCAATGTAGAGCCGGTAAGCGAACTGGTAAAGGAGCTGTGAAGATAGCAGTGGATATGGTAAGTGAAGGGCTTGTAGATAAATCTTCTGCAATCAAAATGGTGGAGCCTCAACATCTTGATCAACTACTTCACCctcag TTTCATGATCCGTCGGGGTACCGTGAAAAAGTGGTGGCGAAAGGCTTACCGGCGTCTCCAGGAGCAGCGGTTGGACAGGTTGTGTTCACGGCGGAGGAAGCGGAAGCTTGGCATTCTCAGGGCAAAAACGTGATTCTGGTTCGAACAGAGACAAGCCCTGATGATGTGGGAGGTATGCACGCAGCGGAAGGTATATTGACGGCGAGAGGAGGAATGACGTCACACGCGGCGGTTGTGGCTCGTGGTTGGGGCAAATGTTGCATTGCTGGTTGCTCTGAACTTCGTGTCGACGAGAacaataag GTTCTATTGATTGGAGATTTGACGATAAATGAAGGCGCGTGGATCTCTATGAACGGATCAACCGGTGAGGTTATATTGGGGAAACAAGCATTGGCTCCTCCGGCTTTGAGTCCAGATTTAGAGACCTTCATGTCTTGGGCTGATGCAATCAGACGTCTCAAG GTTATGGCGAATGCGGATACGCCTGAAGATGCGATTGCTGCTAGGAAAAATGGAGCTCAAGGGATAGGACTTTGCAGGACAGAGCATATG TTCTTTGGTGCAGATAGGATTAAAGCAGTGAGAAAGATGATAATGGCAGTAACAACAGAGCAAAGGAAAGCTTCTCTAGACATCTTGCTTCCTTACCAACGTTCAGATTTCGAAGGGATCTTTCGCGCTATGGATGGTTTACCAGTAACAATCCGTTTGTTAGACCCTCCGCTTCACGAGTTTCTCCCGGAAGGTGATTTGGACAACATTGTACACGAGCTAGCTGCAGAAACAGGTGTGAAAGAAGATGAAGTCTTGTCACGGATAGAGAAACTCTCTGAAGTGAATCCAATGCTTGGTTTCCGCGGTTGCag GCTTGGAATATCATATCCAGAGCTAACGGAAATGCAAGCGCGTGCCATTTTTGAAGCAGCAGCGTCGATGCATGACCAGGGCGTTACTGTTATTCCTGAAATTATGGTTCCACTTGTAGGAACTCCTCAG GAGTTGGGTCACCAAGTTGATGTAATCCGGAAAGTTGCAAAGAAAGTATTTGCTGAGAAAGGTCACACTGTGAGCTACAAGGTGGGGACAATGATCGAGATCCCTCGAGCCGCACTCATTGCTGATGAG ATTGCGCAAGAGGCGGAGTTCTTTTCGTTTGGGACAAACGACTTGACACAAATGACGTTTGGATACAGTAGAGACGATGTTGGGAAGTTTCTACCTATTTACCTCGCCAAAGGAATACTACAGAACGATCCTTTTGAG GTTCTTGATCAGAAGGGTGTAGGGCAGTTGATCAAGATGGCGACACAAAAAGGACGAGCTGCTAGGCCTAACCTCAAG GTTGGGGTTTGTGGAGAACACGGAGGAGATCCATCATCTGTAGGATTCTTTGCTGAAGCTGGACTTGACTATGTCTCTTGTTCTCCTTTCAG GGTTCCAATTGCAAGGCTTGCAGCTGCTCAAGTTGTTGCATGA